From Brevibacillus marinus, a single genomic window includes:
- a CDS encoding DegV family protein, whose protein sequence is MKPIVILTDSAADIDVSLRQSLGIEMVPLKVLFGEESYLDGVTIQAQAFYQRLKQSTVLPTTSQPSPVEFAETYQKIVAKYGADVQIIGIFLSAALSGTYQSAVIGKSMLDDPVDITLIDSKKASFVHGFVAVEAARAVRQGKQKQQVLDLIERLLHDIQVYFLVDTLEYLQKGGRIGKASALLGSLLNIKPILTLDPSGVVAPFERVRGSKKAVARIIEQLKLYAQDEPVKTAVVHADAQAAAEALLEQICGEVQVTESFLAEIGPVIGTHAGPGTIGCLIVKDRESKQTEKS, encoded by the coding sequence ATGAAGCCTATCGTGATTTTGACAGACAGCGCGGCTGACATCGACGTCTCCTTGCGTCAGTCGCTCGGCATCGAAATGGTGCCGCTGAAGGTGCTGTTTGGCGAAGAAAGTTATCTCGACGGCGTGACGATTCAGGCGCAAGCGTTTTACCAGCGGCTGAAGCAGTCGACGGTGCTGCCGACGACCTCCCAGCCGTCACCGGTTGAATTCGCGGAAACCTATCAAAAAATTGTGGCAAAATATGGAGCAGACGTACAGATCATCGGCATCTTTTTGTCGGCTGCGCTCTCCGGCACCTATCAATCGGCGGTGATCGGCAAATCGATGCTGGACGATCCGGTTGACATCACCCTGATTGATTCCAAGAAAGCTTCGTTTGTGCACGGATTCGTCGCCGTGGAAGCGGCCCGCGCCGTTCGGCAGGGCAAGCAGAAGCAGCAGGTGCTGGATTTGATCGAACGACTGCTGCACGACATCCAGGTTTACTTTCTGGTGGACACGCTGGAATACCTGCAAAAAGGCGGGCGGATCGGCAAAGCATCGGCGCTGCTCGGCTCGCTGCTGAACATCAAACCGATTTTGACGCTTGATCCGAGCGGGGTCGTTGCGCCATTTGAGCGCGTGCGGGGAAGCAAAAAAGCGGTGGCCCGGATCATCGAGCAGCTCAAGCTGTACGCCCAGGATGAGCCGGTCAAGACAGCCGTTGTCCACGCCGATGCGCAGGCGGCCGCGGAAGCGCTGCTGGAGCAGATTTGTGGGGAAGTTCAGGTCACGGAATCGTTTCTGGCGGAAATCGGTCCGGTGATCGGTACGCACGCCGGCCCGGGGACGATCGGCTGCCTGATCGTGAAAGACCGGGAAAGCAAGCAAACGGAGAAGAGCTGA
- a CDS encoding DAK2 domain-containing protein — protein MIHKLLGGDLFSQMVYQGASHLKHHVKTVDSLNVFPVPDGDTGTNMNLTISSGVDELARKPSAAIGEAAAAFARGLLMGARGNSGVILSQLFRGFHKAVSGKREINARQFAEALKAGVETAYQAVMKPVEGTILTVAREAAEMAVRAARATDDLGKVMEQTCRQAEEALKRTPELLPILKEVGVVDSGGQGLVFIYEGFLRALRGESAAPTVAKPASPGEPRELERMVAEQHRAQAHLKTEEIAYGYCTEFMIWLAHSTEAQKKPFVEAIFRSKLSKLGDSLLVVADDEVVKVHIHAENPGDVLNYAQQFGSLHRIKIDNMREQHAALLEQRAASHTAPEQAPPATEQAAPAAAASADAQATRPYGIVAVAAGKGIAGILESLGVHVVVQGGQTMNPSTEDLLNAIAQCAARQVIVLPNNSNIVMAAQQAASLAPVPVAVVPTKSIPQGMAALLAFNGGEDLQSNLQAMTEASQRVKTGLVTHAVRDTQMGAVQIKAGDYIGIAEGTIVTAEPDVMNSAARVLAELIDEETEIVTILYGEGASEEQAKLLKERLANDHPAIEVEVLSGGQPLYPFVFSVE, from the coding sequence GTGATACATAAGCTTCTCGGCGGAGATTTGTTCAGCCAGATGGTCTACCAGGGGGCCAGCCACCTGAAACACCACGTCAAAACCGTTGATTCGCTCAACGTGTTTCCCGTTCCGGATGGGGACACGGGAACCAACATGAATCTGACGATCAGCTCCGGGGTGGACGAGCTCGCCCGCAAGCCGAGCGCGGCGATCGGTGAAGCCGCCGCCGCGTTTGCCCGGGGGCTGTTAATGGGCGCGCGCGGCAACTCCGGCGTGATTCTCTCGCAGTTGTTCCGCGGCTTCCACAAAGCCGTCAGCGGAAAGCGGGAAATCAACGCCCGGCAATTTGCCGAAGCGCTAAAAGCCGGTGTGGAGACGGCCTACCAAGCGGTGATGAAACCGGTCGAGGGGACGATTTTGACCGTTGCGCGGGAAGCGGCGGAGATGGCCGTACGAGCCGCCCGGGCAACGGATGACTTGGGCAAAGTGATGGAACAGACTTGCCGCCAGGCAGAGGAAGCCTTGAAACGGACACCTGAGCTGCTGCCGATCTTGAAAGAGGTAGGGGTGGTGGACTCAGGCGGACAGGGATTGGTATTTATTTACGAAGGGTTCCTGCGCGCCCTGCGCGGGGAAAGCGCCGCGCCGACCGTAGCGAAGCCCGCTTCTCCTGGGGAGCCGCGCGAATTGGAGCGGATGGTTGCCGAACAGCATCGTGCCCAGGCACATCTGAAGACAGAGGAAATCGCGTATGGTTACTGCACGGAATTCATGATTTGGCTGGCGCACAGCACGGAAGCGCAGAAAAAGCCGTTTGTCGAGGCGATCTTCCGCAGCAAATTGAGCAAGCTGGGCGATTCGCTGCTGGTGGTGGCGGACGATGAAGTGGTCAAGGTGCATATTCACGCGGAGAATCCCGGCGATGTGCTGAACTACGCGCAGCAGTTTGGCAGCCTGCATCGCATCAAAATCGACAACATGCGCGAGCAGCACGCCGCCCTGCTGGAGCAGCGCGCAGCTTCGCACACCGCGCCCGAGCAAGCTCCGCCCGCCACAGAGCAGGCAGCGCCAGCTGCGGCAGCGTCGGCGGATGCGCAGGCGACGCGGCCATATGGGATCGTGGCGGTGGCCGCCGGCAAGGGGATTGCCGGGATCCTCGAAAGCCTCGGGGTGCATGTCGTCGTGCAAGGCGGACAGACGATGAACCCCAGCACCGAAGATTTGCTGAATGCGATTGCCCAGTGCGCGGCGCGGCAGGTGATTGTGCTGCCGAACAACAGCAACATTGTGATGGCTGCGCAGCAGGCGGCGTCGCTCGCGCCTGTTCCGGTCGCGGTCGTTCCGACGAAGAGCATTCCGCAAGGCATGGCCGCGCTGCTCGCCTTCAACGGCGGGGAGGATCTGCAGAGCAACCTGCAGGCGATGACGGAAGCGAGCCAACGGGTGAAGACGGGACTGGTTACGCATGCCGTCCGCGATACCCAGATGGGCGCGGTGCAGATCAAGGCCGGCGACTACATCGGCATCGCCGAGGGGACGATAGTGACGGCCGAGCCGGACGTCATGAACAGTGCGGCCCGGGTGTTGGCGGAGCTCATCGACGAGGAGACGGAGATCGTCACCATTTTATACGGCGAAGGTGCGTCGGAAGAACAAGCCAAGCTGCTCAAGGAGCGGCTGGCCAACGATCACCCCGCGATCGAGGTGGAGGTCTTGTCCGGCGGCCAACCTCTCTATCCATTCGTCTTTTCGGTCGAATAA
- a CDS encoding Asp23/Gls24 family envelope stress response protein yields the protein MAVEMSTPLGKIAIAEEVIARIAGGAAMEVFGLVGMASRKAFKDGIAELLRLENLSKGVVVYSDGNQVSLDMHIIVSYGTKISEVAGNVQRRVRYTLEQTVGIEATAINIYVQGVRTDPDT from the coding sequence ATGGCCGTGGAAATGAGCACTCCTCTGGGCAAGATTGCTATCGCGGAAGAAGTGATCGCGCGCATCGCCGGCGGGGCGGCGATGGAAGTGTTTGGGCTCGTCGGTATGGCATCCCGCAAAGCGTTTAAGGACGGCATCGCTGAACTCTTGCGGCTGGAAAACCTGAGCAAAGGGGTTGTCGTGTACAGTGACGGGAATCAAGTCAGCCTGGACATGCATATCATCGTCAGTTACGGGACGAAGATTTCCGAAGTGGCCGGCAACGTGCAGCGTCGCGTTCGTTATACCTTGGAACAGACCGTTGGCATCGAAGCAACGGCGATCAACATCTATGTGCAGGGAGTCCGTACGGATCCGGACACGTAA
- the rpmB gene encoding 50S ribosomal protein L28, giving the protein MARRCYITGKSGKAGNARSHSMRATRRKWGVNVQKVRILVNGKPKRVYVSTRALKSGLVTRV; this is encoded by the coding sequence ATGGCACGCAGATGCTATATCACCGGCAAATCCGGAAAAGCTGGCAACGCACGCTCTCACTCCATGCGCGCTACCCGCCGTAAGTGGGGTGTTAATGTACAAAAAGTACGCATTCTCGTTAACGGTAAACCGAAACGAGTATACGTGAGCACAAGAGCGCTGAAATCGGGTCTGGTAACGCGCGTGTAA